One window from the genome of Natrialba magadii ATCC 43099 encodes:
- a CDS encoding methyltransferase family protein: MMESSSLESLSTIVFVVGGSALLINFVGVVASAVGATNYWPPGERDWRFYAQWTLSQVFTVSVLIVALLDWNSLGLPRLPSLLVGLVLFGSGFVVAIASGFDLGREETAGLTGELRTGGWYRYSRNPQYVGYVVASVGFALLANSVLVAVLCVIYVGWWLTLPFAEEPWLRKQYGREYEHYAERVPRFVGVETIRELIGARDRESTLTE; encoded by the coding sequence ATGATGGAATCGAGTTCACTCGAGTCGCTATCGACAATCGTCTTCGTTGTTGGCGGGAGTGCGTTGCTCATCAACTTCGTCGGCGTCGTCGCCAGCGCAGTCGGTGCCACGAACTACTGGCCGCCCGGTGAGCGCGACTGGCGATTCTATGCACAGTGGACGCTCTCACAGGTATTTACGGTGAGTGTACTGATCGTCGCGCTGCTGGACTGGAACAGCCTCGGACTGCCGCGGCTGCCGTCGTTGCTCGTCGGCCTGGTGCTGTTCGGTTCTGGATTCGTCGTGGCTATCGCATCCGGATTCGATCTGGGTCGCGAGGAGACCGCGGGATTGACCGGTGAACTGCGAACGGGTGGCTGGTACCGCTATTCTCGAAATCCGCAGTACGTTGGCTACGTCGTTGCGAGCGTCGGCTTTGCACTGCTCGCGAACTCGGTGCTGGTCGCCGTCCTCTGTGTGATCTACGTCGGCTGGTGGCTAACACTTCCCTTCGCCGAAGAGCCGTGGCTCCGAAAGCAGTACGGCAGGGAGTACGAACACTACGCCGAACGCGTGCCGCGGTTCGTCGGGGTGGAAACGATTCGCGAACTCATTGGCGCACGAGATCGGGAGTCCACACTCACGGAGTGA
- a CDS encoding helix-turn-helix domain-containing protein, with the protein MKYLDVCLSQPDWMLHPMQRFIRDTDAVRYEELQAWNVDARDPTLEYELFYVEADREPYETALESVDSIRWYDLTTVDDDAFYLYVCQETRDEDVRWREALTALDLVIVPPIAYDSTAAFSVTVVGTSENLQTMLEMLPDEIDVAVRAIGEYDRRHAPLVADLTDRQLEAITTAVDAGYFEVPREAGVAEVADELGCASSTASRLLQKAQARVMRRLVRRYGRKWSINGSSIRSL; encoded by the coding sequence ATGAAGTACCTCGACGTGTGCCTCTCCCAGCCCGACTGGATGCTCCACCCGATGCAGCGGTTCATCAGAGACACTGACGCAGTTCGGTACGAAGAACTCCAGGCCTGGAACGTCGACGCCCGAGATCCAACCCTCGAGTACGAACTGTTCTACGTCGAGGCGGATCGTGAGCCCTACGAGACAGCACTCGAGAGCGTCGACTCGATTCGCTGGTACGACCTGACGACTGTCGATGACGACGCCTTTTACCTCTACGTCTGTCAGGAAACGCGTGATGAGGACGTTCGCTGGCGAGAGGCGCTTACCGCTCTGGATCTCGTCATCGTGCCACCGATAGCATACGACTCGACAGCCGCCTTCTCGGTAACAGTCGTCGGCACCAGCGAGAACTTGCAGACGATGCTCGAAATGCTTCCCGACGAGATCGATGTCGCTGTACGCGCGATCGGCGAGTACGACCGTCGGCATGCTCCCCTCGTTGCCGACCTCACCGACCGTCAACTCGAGGCCATCACAACTGCAGTCGACGCCGGCTACTTCGAAGTCCCGCGTGAGGCCGGCGTTGCTGAGGTCGCCGACGAATTGGGCTGTGCCTCGAGTACGGCGTCGCGACTACTCCAGAAGGCGCAGGCACGTGTGATGCGGCGTCTGGTGCGGCGATACGGTCGAAAATGGTCGATCAATGGTTCGTCCATCCGTTCTCTCTAA
- a CDS encoding phosphoribosyltransferase family protein, translating into MNRAEKAALQLRAVDVLRMLKETRTYDELAETTGLPAGDLNRYVNGHVLPGTERAREVVDDIGREAIADELNARIRVDDEGYVDNSGTVFDQSFLDLVAPVVANGFEFDRPDVVLTAATDGITLAASLASYYGTRCAYAKKSKETAVEEFIEARQRLQSGIELTYYLPASAVDAGDSVLVVDDLIRSGETQELLLDIVETSEAEVAGVFALIAAGDDGIERARERTDAPVGALTTV; encoded by the coding sequence ATGAACCGAGCCGAGAAGGCCGCCCTCCAGCTGCGGGCGGTCGACGTCTTGCGGATGCTGAAGGAGACGCGAACCTACGACGAACTCGCCGAGACGACGGGTTTGCCCGCGGGTGACCTCAACCGATACGTCAACGGCCACGTCCTCCCCGGCACCGAACGCGCCCGTGAGGTCGTCGACGACATCGGTCGCGAGGCCATCGCGGACGAACTCAACGCCCGCATTCGCGTCGACGATGAGGGGTACGTCGACAACTCCGGCACCGTCTTCGATCAGTCGTTCCTCGATCTCGTTGCACCCGTCGTCGCCAACGGCTTCGAGTTCGACCGACCGGACGTCGTCCTCACCGCCGCGACGGACGGGATCACACTCGCTGCCTCGCTCGCGAGCTACTACGGCACTCGCTGTGCCTACGCGAAGAAAAGCAAGGAAACCGCCGTCGAGGAGTTCATCGAGGCCCGCCAGCGCCTCCAGTCCGGTATCGAACTCACCTACTATCTTCCCGCCTCTGCCGTCGACGCTGGTGACTCTGTCCTCGTCGTGGACGACCTCATCCGGTCGGGTGAGACCCAGGAACTGCTCCTCGATATCGTCGAAACCTCCGAGGCGGAGGTCGCTGGCGTCTTCGCGCTCATCGCCGCCGGCGATGACGGAATCGAACGCGCACGCGAACGAACCGACGCACCGGTTGGCGCGCTGACGACCGTCTAA
- a CDS encoding universal stress protein, producing MPQHVLVPIDESDRATEALEFACQEYPDATITALHVIDPGDFYAATGIEGGAMANYEEIQKHHENRADELLESAREQAETHGVEVQTDRVVGGISRSIVNYAEENDVDHIALGSHGRTGASRILLGSVAENVARRSPVPVTIVR from the coding sequence ATGCCACAACACGTCCTCGTCCCAATCGACGAGTCCGACCGCGCGACCGAGGCACTCGAGTTCGCCTGCCAGGAGTACCCCGACGCGACGATTACGGCACTGCACGTCATCGACCCGGGCGACTTCTACGCCGCAACAGGGATCGAAGGTGGTGCGATGGCGAACTACGAAGAGATTCAGAAACACCACGAGAATCGTGCCGACGAGTTACTCGAGTCGGCCCGCGAACAGGCAGAGACGCACGGGGTCGAGGTCCAGACCGACCGCGTCGTCGGCGGCATCTCGCGCTCGATCGTGAACTACGCCGAGGAGAACGACGTCGACCACATTGCACTCGGTAGTCACGGCCGAACAGGTGCGAGCCGGATTCTGCTTGGCAGCGTGGCCGAGAACGTTGCACGGCGGTCGCCGGTACCGGTGACGATCGTCCGATAA
- a CDS encoding 50S ribosomal protein L15e produces the protein MAKSFYSHIKEAWKDPDDGKLGELQWQRKQEWRKQGAIERIDRPTRLDKARELGYKAKQGIIVTRVSVRKGTARKQRFKAGRRTKRQGVNRIGRRKNIQRIGEERVSRKYPNLRVLNSYWVGEDGSQKWFEVILVDPEHPAIQNDDDLNWICDDAHTNRAFRGLTNAGKDNRGLNNRGKGAEKVRPSNTGGRGRAK, from the coding sequence ATGGCAAAAAGCTTCTACTCCCACATCAAGGAGGCATGGAAGGACCCCGACGACGGTAAGCTCGGGGAACTGCAGTGGCAACGAAAGCAGGAATGGCGAAAGCAGGGCGCAATCGAGCGCATCGACCGTCCGACCCGCCTCGACAAAGCGCGCGAACTCGGCTACAAGGCAAAGCAGGGCATCATCGTGACCCGCGTGTCGGTCCGCAAGGGGACTGCACGCAAGCAACGCTTCAAGGCCGGTCGCCGAACCAAGCGCCAGGGTGTCAACCGCATCGGGCGGCGCAAGAACATCCAGCGCATCGGTGAAGAGCGCGTGTCGCGCAAGTACCCCAACCTGCGCGTCCTCAACAGCTACTGGGTCGGCGAGGACGGCAGCCAGAAGTGGTTCGAAGTGATCCTCGTGGATCCCGAACACCCTGCGATCCAGAACGACGACGACCTGAACTGGATCTGCGACGACGCCCACACGAACCGCGCGTTCCGTGGGCTCACCAACGCCGGCAAGGACAACCGTGGTCTCAACAACCGCGGCAAGGGCGCAGAGAAGGTCCGACCGTCCAACACGGGCGGCCGGGGTCGCGCGAAGTAA
- a CDS encoding metal-dependent transcriptional regulator, with the protein MEDYLKAIYYLQWNSNRARVRTSELAAHLNVTSPTVSSMYTNLSERGLIEHKKYKGAVLTTEGEQIALNVLRNYWLIEAYLTTEFDYQLNEVGDEADVLEHHLSDRLANALTETLGRPDRTLHGESVPRPSLESSALHRSDFLARAAKNRSSTPEQ; encoded by the coding sequence ATGGAGGATTATCTTAAAGCGATTTACTATTTGCAGTGGAATAGTAACAGGGCGAGAGTGCGGACATCAGAACTGGCCGCCCACCTCAATGTTACCTCTCCTACTGTCTCGAGTATGTACACAAACCTCTCGGAGAGGGGCCTGATCGAGCACAAAAAATACAAGGGCGCGGTTTTGACGACAGAAGGTGAACAGATCGCGCTGAACGTCCTGCGAAATTACTGGCTTATCGAAGCCTATCTCACGACAGAGTTCGACTACCAGCTAAACGAGGTGGGTGACGAAGCAGACGTATTGGAACACCATCTCAGCGACCGCCTTGCAAACGCCCTCACAGAGACGCTGGGTAGACCAGATAGAACTCTTCACGGTGAGTCGGTCCCACGTCCGTCACTCGAGTCTTCTGCTCTTCATCGGAGCGATTTCCTGGCTCGGGCGGCGAAGAACCGTTCGTCTACACCCGAACAGTGA
- a CDS encoding metal ABC transporter substrate-binding protein has translation MVDDTTMSNQYALTRRSALASASGLLVGVAGCLSGDDNEVDSGDGEAEYTVSAGFLALWDFTRQIAGEHMNVVDLVPVGEHGHDFNPGPSVVADVEESDAFVYLRDFASWQDDTAAELESEDDVHVIEAAEGIEFFDSPAEDDDEHFWMDPVTCQEGVDNIADALSEIDPENADEYAENAASFNEELQDVHEEFEDIVDRAETSDLIVATHDSFQWWHDRYGLDIYSPIGTSPDNEATPQETEEIERIMEENDIGHVLYDVGEPDDLANYLADETDAEVLPISPVETQLPEYDEADWGYVDHYREVNFPTLEEALEASPN, from the coding sequence ATGGTCGATGATACGACTATGTCGAATCAGTATGCATTGACGCGGCGATCAGCACTCGCTAGCGCTAGCGGGCTGCTCGTTGGCGTTGCAGGCTGTCTTAGTGGAGACGACAACGAGGTGGACAGTGGTGACGGCGAAGCAGAGTACACTGTCTCCGCTGGATTCTTGGCCCTCTGGGATTTCACACGGCAGATCGCAGGTGAGCACATGAATGTCGTCGATCTGGTGCCCGTTGGCGAGCATGGACACGACTTCAACCCCGGCCCAAGCGTCGTCGCAGATGTCGAGGAGTCTGATGCGTTCGTGTATCTCCGTGATTTCGCGAGTTGGCAAGATGATACGGCAGCCGAACTCGAGAGCGAGGACGACGTTCACGTCATTGAAGCCGCGGAAGGCATCGAATTCTTCGACAGCCCTGCCGAGGACGACGACGAGCACTTCTGGATGGATCCGGTGACCTGCCAGGAAGGGGTCGACAATATCGCGGACGCACTCTCGGAGATCGATCCGGAGAACGCCGACGAGTATGCGGAAAACGCAGCGTCGTTCAACGAGGAACTCCAGGACGTCCACGAAGAGTTCGAGGATATCGTCGATCGTGCTGAGACCAGTGACCTGATCGTTGCAACCCACGACTCCTTCCAGTGGTGGCACGATCGATACGGCCTCGATATCTATTCTCCGATCGGTACCTCGCCGGACAACGAAGCCACACCACAGGAAACCGAAGAGATCGAACGTATCATGGAAGAGAACGACATCGGACATGTCCTCTATGACGTCGGCGAGCCCGATGATCTCGCAAACTATCTCGCTGACGAAACCGATGCCGAAGTGCTCCCAATCTCACCAGTTGAGACGCAGTTGCCGGAGTACGACGAAGCAGATTGGGGGTACGTCGATCACTATCGCGAGGTAAACTTCCCGACACTCGAAGAAGCCCTCGAAGCGAGCCCGAATTAG
- a CDS encoding metal ABC transporter ATP-binding protein gives MSAVIHAENVSFAYDDQVVVDDITLSVTEGDFLGLIGPNGSGKTTLLKIMLGLRQPDTGSVELFGTPASEFTDGTRLGYVSQQSSEADSMMPVTVREVVEMGRYPHVGVRRLSEADQKIIDDALAKVEISDLADRRISRLSGGQKQRAYIARALASEADLLALDEPTVGVDAESVDQFYTLLDELNRSGITIVLIEHDLGIVTEHADMMACLDCELYEHCETAEFLESDALERAYSSARVLKSAGFATGD, from the coding sequence ATGAGTGCCGTAATTCACGCCGAGAACGTTAGTTTCGCCTACGACGATCAGGTTGTCGTAGATGATATCACTCTCTCTGTCACTGAGGGTGACTTCCTGGGGTTGATCGGTCCAAATGGATCGGGTAAGACGACGCTCCTGAAGATTATGCTCGGGTTGCGACAGCCGGATACCGGCTCAGTTGAACTCTTTGGGACACCTGCGTCGGAGTTCACTGACGGTACCCGGCTCGGCTACGTTTCCCAGCAGTCTTCGGAAGCAGATTCGATGATGCCAGTTACCGTCCGTGAAGTGGTCGAGATGGGACGATATCCCCACGTTGGTGTCCGTCGACTGTCGGAAGCGGATCAGAAAATCATCGACGATGCGCTTGCGAAAGTCGAAATTTCGGACCTCGCCGACAGACGGATCAGTCGCCTCTCCGGTGGACAGAAACAGCGGGCATACATCGCTCGCGCCCTCGCCTCCGAGGCTGATCTGTTGGCTCTCGACGAGCCGACGGTCGGCGTTGACGCCGAGTCTGTCGATCAGTTCTACACCCTCCTCGACGAACTCAACAGGAGTGGCATTACGATCGTGTTGATCGAGCACGATCTCGGCATCGTCACCGAACACGCCGATATGATGGCCTGTCTCGACTGCGAATTGTACGAACATTGTGAGACGGCCGAGTTCCTCGAGAGCGATGCGCTCGAACGAGCGTATAGTTCGGCTCGCGTGCTCAAATCGGCCGGATTCGCCACGGGTGACTGA
- a CDS encoding metal ABC transporter permease, giving the protein MSTEWVTKWNPTVGLLAGIPVLLVGFYIFVYVLFPPLFESFWGATCGTVDTWLVCSGFLQRGFTAGILIGITAPIVGAYLVNRQMALIGEALAHMAFGGVAIGLFVGAAVPSMDYPLVFALIAATLAALVMQYIAIKTDGYADIPIAIMLTGGFALGVAVISYGVTFHSTVDSYLFGDILFVPFENVQLMVGLTLLVIGAIALTHKQLLFITFDREAARLARINVRFYDTLLIVLTALVVVAAMQIIGAILVAGMLVIPVAAAMQVTNSFNRGLLLSILLGQVAVFVGIFLSAEWNIATGAMIILVAIALYLWTLNVTIGSVIILTALFASLVSWNLALGVSFLLAVVAVFCLVRFR; this is encoded by the coding sequence ATGTCGACTGAATGGGTAACAAAGTGGAATCCAACCGTTGGACTACTCGCTGGTATCCCCGTCCTGCTGGTTGGCTTTTACATTTTCGTCTACGTCCTCTTTCCACCGCTCTTCGAGAGTTTTTGGGGAGCGACCTGTGGAACTGTCGACACGTGGCTGGTTTGTAGCGGTTTCCTCCAGCGGGGGTTCACTGCTGGTATCCTCATCGGAATCACCGCTCCGATCGTCGGTGCCTACCTTGTTAACCGCCAGATGGCGTTGATCGGCGAGGCGCTGGCTCACATGGCGTTTGGAGGTGTCGCAATTGGATTGTTCGTCGGTGCTGCGGTTCCGAGTATGGATTATCCTCTCGTCTTCGCACTGATTGCAGCGACGCTCGCTGCGCTCGTGATGCAGTACATCGCGATCAAAACTGATGGCTACGCCGATATTCCGATCGCAATTATGCTCACCGGTGGGTTCGCACTCGGTGTTGCGGTAATCTCCTACGGAGTGACGTTTCACTCGACCGTCGATAGTTATCTCTTCGGCGACATTCTTTTCGTCCCGTTCGAGAACGTCCAGCTGATGGTTGGACTCACGTTGTTGGTAATCGGGGCGATCGCACTGACACACAAGCAACTGTTGTTCATCACGTTCGACCGCGAGGCCGCACGTCTGGCACGAATCAACGTCCGATTCTACGACACACTGCTGATCGTCCTGACCGCACTTGTCGTCGTCGCCGCGATGCAAATTATCGGCGCGATTCTCGTCGCCGGAATGCTCGTTATTCCCGTCGCAGCAGCGATGCAGGTCACGAACAGCTTTAACCGTGGTCTCCTTCTCTCTATTCTTCTTGGACAGGTCGCGGTCTTCGTGGGTATTTTTCTCTCGGCCGAATGGAACATCGCAACCGGTGCGATGATCATCCTCGTTGCGATCGCCCTCTATCTCTGGACGCTCAACGTCACGATCGGTTCGGTTATCATCCTCACCGCACTCTTCGCCTCGCTTGTGAGCTGGAATCTTGCACTCGGTGTTTCCTTCCTCCTCGCTGTCGTTGCTGTCTTCTGTCTGGTTCGGTTCCGCTGA